The genomic window GAATTGCTCGGATAATCCCAAGTGGGCGACATCATTTTTCGCCACCACCAGGCAGCCGCTGGTGTCTTTGTCCAACCGATGCACGATGCCGGGACGGGCCACACCGCCAATGCCGCTTAATTTCCCGGAGCAATGATGCAGCAACGCATTCACCAGCGTGTGGTCTTCATTGCCGGCCGCCGGATGAACTACCATGCCGGGGGCCTTGTTTAAAACCAGCAAGTCCTCATCCTCATGAAGGATATTCAGCGGGATGTCTTCCGGTAGCGCCTCGGCGGGGCGGGCCTCCGGCCACGTCACCGAGACGACCTCTCCGGCGCGCGGAAAATGCGTGGGTTTGACGGAATGATCATTGACCCGGATATGCCCCTGCTCGATCAAACGCTGCAATGCCCCGCGGGAGACGGCCGGGTAATGCTGGCGCAGAAAGGTATCGAACCGCAGACCGGGCGCGGAATGTTCAATGGTAAACGTGTCGGTGCGAGTGTTCATGGCAAACGAGTTCCAGTTCCGTGATCCTGACTGCCAGGGGATTGGGGCATGGTGGCGGCGCGTTTCATTTGTTTTTCCTTTTCCCAGGAGATGATGAACAGCAGGCCGACACCGACGCAGATGCCGCTGTCCGCGATATTGAACGCTGGGAAACCCGCCTCAGTACCGCTGCGGCGATAAATATAAAAGTAAATGAAATCCACCACATGATGACGCACCAGGCGGTCAATGATGTTACCCACGATACCACCGAAGACCAACCCGAGCGCGATATCCCCAAGGCGCGTTTGGGTCTCAAACATCCTGCGGAAGATAAACAGGAAAAGCAGGGCGATCAGGGAAACAATGGTTAGAAACTCGTTGCTGTCGCGGAACAGGCTCCAGGCAGCTC from Verrucomicrobiota bacterium includes these protein-coding regions:
- a CDS encoding RluA family pseudouridine synthase, giving the protein MNTRTDTFTIEHSAPGLRFDTFLRQHYPAVSRGALQRLIEQGHIRVNDHSVKPTHFPRAGEVVSVTWPEARPAEALPEDIPLNILHEDEDLLVLNKAPGMVVHPAAGNEDHTLVNALLHHCSGKLSGIGGVARPGIVHRLDKDTSGCLVVAKNDVAHLGLSEQFAGRTVRKVYHAIVGGEVPRVAGEIRAAIARHPTHRKRMAVTDEGEGRDAWTSYRVLQRFPGATLVEAIIHTGRTHQIRVHFQHLGYPVLGDETYGKRKLIRCEEALAIEVPRVMLHAHLLEFIHPRTGEKLTCTAPWPEDFQQVLKALDKKK
- the lspA gene encoding signal peptidase II, with translation MTFTPSQLTGIVAVVTLLLDQWTKLLVLKFLGYAQERVVVDGFFKFVHWGNTGAAWSLFRDSNEFLTIVSLIALLFLFIFRRMFETQTRLGDIALGLVFGGIVGNIIDRLVRHHVVDFIYFYIYRRSGTEAGFPAFNIADSGICVGVGLLFIISWEKEKQMKRAATMPQSPGSQDHGTGTRLP